TCCGAGCCCGCGCACGTATCGCGTGTTTTTCGTAGAATGCATCGTAGCAACCATCGATTCGAACTTGAACGGCAGTCCGCATATGAACGATAGCAACCCGCAAGCGATATTTCTGCAAGATTACGCGCCGCCCGCGTTTCTGCTCGACACCGTCAAGTTGCACGTCTCGCTGGATGACAGCGACACGATTGTGCGCTCCGTGCTGGCTGTGCGCCGCAATCCTTATTCGCGGTCCGACAGCGGGCCGCTGGTGCTCAATGGCGAACGCATGGGGCTGAGTATGGTCATGCTGAATTTGCGCGTGCTGGGCGGCGCCGATTTCGCGGTGGACGACCAGTCGCTGACCATACCCGACGTGCCGGATGCATTTCAGCTGGAAATCGTCACGCATATCAACCCGCAGAACAACACCACCCTGGAGGGGCTGTACAAGTCCGGCGACATGTTCTGCACCCAGTGCGAGGCGCAGGGCTTTCGCCACATTACCTATTTCCTGGATCGTCCCGATGTGATGGCGCGCTATACCGTCACCATCGAGGCGGATTTCGAGCGCTATCCGGTGCTGCTGTCCAATGGCGACCGCATCGAGAGCGGTCGCCGGGGCAGTCGTCACTTCGCTACCTGGCACGATCCGTATCCCAAGCCCAGTTACCTGTTCGCGCTGATAGCGGGCAAGCTTGCCTGCCATGAAGGTACCTTCACCACGCAGTCGGGGCGCGAGGTCCGGCTCGGTATTTATGTCGAACCCCACAACATCGACAAGTGCGCGCATGCCTGCGAATCGCTTAAAAAAGCCATGCGATGGGACGAGGAAATCTTCGACCTGGAATACGACCTGAATACTTACATGATCGTGGCGGCGGACGATTTCAACATGGGCGCCATGGAAAACAAGGGGCTTAACGTTTTCAATTCGAAGTACGTGCTGGCGAGCCCGGAGACCGCCACGGACGACGATTATCAGCACATCCATGCCGTGATAGGCCACGAATATTTTCACAACTGGACCGGCAACCGCGTCACCTGCCGCGACTGGTTTCAGCTGAGCC
The genomic region above belongs to Gammaproteobacteria bacterium and contains:
- the pepN gene encoding aminopeptidase N, yielding MNDSNPQAIFLQDYAPPAFLLDTVKLHVSLDDSDTIVRSVLAVRRNPYSRSDSGPLVLNGERMGLSMVMLNLRVLGGADFAVDDQSLTIPDVPDAFQLEIVTHINPQNNTTLEGLYKSGDMFCTQCEAQGFRHITYFLDRPDVMARYTVTIEADFERYPVLLSNGDRIESGRRGSRHFATWHDPYPKPSYLFALIAGKLACHEGTFTTQSGREVRLGIYVEPHNIDKCAHACESLKKAMRWDEEIFDLEYDLNTYMIVAADDFNMGAMENKGLNVFNSKYVLASPETATDDDYQHIHAVIGHEYFHNWTGNRVTCRDWFQLSLKEGLTVFREQAFMADMASGTVQRINDVRLLRAQQFAEDAGPMAHPVRPQSYIEINNFYTVTVYEKGAEVVRMYHTLLGRDGFRRGLKLYLERHDGQAATTDDFAAAMGDANGRD